Proteins from a genomic interval of Lactococcus protaetiae:
- the deoD gene encoding purine-nucleoside phosphorylase has product MPTPHIEAQKGEIADKILLPGDPLRAKFIAENFLEDAVQFNQVRGMLGFTGTYKGHRVSVMGTGMGIPSISIYANELITEYGVKKLIRVGTAGSINEDVHIRDLVIGQAAATTSAIVRNDFPDFDLPQIADFDLLDKAYHIAKDLGITTHVGNILSSDLFYGGPDAVKVGKLGVKAVEMEAAGLYYLGAKHKVQTLGIMTISDHILTGEATTSEERQLTFTDMMKVGLETLIAE; this is encoded by the coding sequence ATGCCAACACCACATATTGAAGCTCAAAAAGGCGAAATCGCAGACAAAATCCTTTTACCAGGAGATCCACTTCGTGCGAAATTTATCGCTGAAAACTTCCTTGAAGATGCTGTGCAATTTAACCAAGTGCGTGGAATGCTCGGTTTTACAGGAACTTATAAAGGTCATCGCGTATCTGTCATGGGTACTGGAATGGGAATTCCATCCATCTCAATTTATGCTAATGAATTAATCACTGAATATGGTGTTAAAAAATTAATCCGTGTGGGAACTGCTGGGTCAATTAATGAAGATGTTCACATTCGTGACCTTGTCATCGGTCAAGCGGCTGCTACGACTTCAGCGATTGTTCGCAATGATTTTCCAGATTTTGATTTGCCACAAATTGCAGATTTTGACTTGCTTGATAAAGCCTATCATATCGCAAAAGATTTGGGAATTACGACTCATGTCGGAAATATCTTGAGTTCCGATTTATTTTATGGTGGTCCAGATGCAGTAAAAGTGGGTAAACTCGGTGTTAAAGCGGTCGAAATGGAAGCTGCGGGCTTATACTATCTTGGTGCAAAACATAAAGTTCAAACTTTAGGAATTATGACAATTTCTGACCATATTTTGACTGGGGAAGCAACAACTTCAGAAGAACGTCAATTGACTTTTACTGATATGATGAAAGTCGGTCTTGAAACATTGATTGCAGAATAA
- a CDS encoding zinc ribbon domain-containing protein gives MPINDSSYKGTEADGSFSVDYCIYCYMQGRFMQPNISFDEMVKIGQKGLEASAMPKFQKWIFKKLYPMQLKGLKRWKK, from the coding sequence ATGCCAATTAATGACTCTTCTTATAAGGGAACAGAGGCTGACGGTAGCTTTTCAGTAGATTATTGCATCTATTGTTATATGCAAGGACGCTTTATGCAACCTAATATCAGTTTTGATGAGATGGTCAAAATAGGACAAAAAGGTCTGGAAGCAAGCGCAATGCCTAAATTTCAAAAATGGATTTTCAAAAAGCTCTATCCAATGCAACTCAAAGGATTAAAACGCTGGAAAAAGTGA
- the arsC gene encoding arsenate reductase (thioredoxin) produces MKKIYFLCTGNSCRSQMAEGFAKKYLTDDYEIKSAGVEQHGLNPRAVQVMAESGLDISDHTSDLIDLGYFNACDLIITLCGDARDKCPMIPHGIVHEHWDLPDPAQALGTEEEILSVFRQVRDDIEQRVKGLMK; encoded by the coding sequence ATGAAAAAAATATATTTCTTATGCACAGGCAACTCTTGTCGCAGCCAAATGGCAGAAGGGTTTGCAAAAAAGTATTTGACTGATGATTATGAAATTAAATCGGCTGGCGTTGAACAGCATGGTCTAAATCCACGCGCAGTACAGGTTATGGCAGAGAGTGGTTTGGATATTTCAGACCATACTTCAGATTTAATTGACCTTGGTTATTTTAACGCTTGTGATTTGATTATCACGCTTTGTGGAGATGCGCGTGATAAATGTCCAATGATTCCTCATGGAATAGTACATGAACATTGGGATTTACCAGATCCTGCACAAGCTCTTGGCACAGAAGAAGAAATTTTGAGTGTTTTTCGTCAAGTACGTGATGATATTGAACAACGTGTGAAAGGTTTGATGAAGTGA
- a CDS encoding phosphopentomutase — MSKKFGRVHVIVMDSAGIGEAPDANRFFNQKTPDTGSNTIGHISEQVGLEVPNFQKLGLGNITPLKTVAPTDSPKGYTTKLQEVSEGKDTMTGHWEIMGLDITNPFPVYPEGYPEELLVKIEEFSGRKVIREANKPYSGTAVIEDFGPRQMETGELIIYTSADPVLQIAAHEDVIPVDELMKICEYVRSITLVGSQWMVGRIIARPYVGTPGHFERTANRRDFALAPFGKTVLNYLDEAGFPVISVGKIHDIYDGQGINKDMGHNLNDMDGVDRMLKAMALPDFNEGLLFVNLVDFDAKYGHRRNPEGYRDAIQDLDGRLPEIMEAMREDDLLMITADHGNDPTFVGTDHTREYIPLVTFSKSFKTPKPLSIGHFADISATIAENFGVQKGEIGESFLDELV, encoded by the coding sequence ATGTCGAAAAAATTTGGTCGTGTTCATGTGATTGTCATGGATTCAGCTGGAATTGGTGAAGCACCTGATGCTAATCGATTTTTTAATCAAAAAACACCTGATACTGGTTCAAACACTATTGGCCATATTTCAGAACAAGTCGGACTTGAGGTGCCTAATTTCCAAAAACTTGGACTTGGAAATATAACGCCACTAAAAACAGTTGCACCAACAGACTCACCGAAAGGTTATACAACAAAACTTCAAGAGGTGAGTGAAGGAAAAGATACGATGACAGGGCACTGGGAAATCATGGGGCTTGATATTACAAATCCATTCCCTGTTTATCCAGAAGGCTATCCAGAAGAGCTTCTTGTAAAAATTGAAGAATTTTCAGGGCGTAAAGTCATTCGTGAAGCAAATAAACCATATTCAGGTACTGCAGTTATTGAAGATTTTGGACCACGTCAGATGGAAACAGGTGAGTTAATCATCTACACATCAGCTGACCCAGTGTTACAAATCGCTGCTCATGAAGATGTTATTCCGGTTGATGAATTGATGAAAATTTGTGAATATGTACGTTCAATCACACTTGTTGGTTCGCAATGGATGGTGGGACGGATTATTGCACGTCCTTATGTGGGAACTCCTGGACATTTTGAGCGGACGGCTAATCGTCGTGATTTTGCTTTGGCACCATTTGGGAAAACGGTATTGAATTATCTTGATGAAGCTGGATTTCCAGTGATTTCTGTGGGGAAAATTCACGATATTTACGATGGTCAAGGCATTAACAAAGATATGGGACATAACCTGAACGATATGGATGGTGTGGACCGTATGCTTAAAGCAATGGCTCTACCTGACTTCAACGAAGGTCTTCTTTTTGTAAACTTAGTTGATTTTGATGCAAAATATGGACACAGACGAAATCCAGAAGGATATCGTGATGCGATTCAAGATCTAGATGGACGCCTTCCAGAGATTATGGAAGCGATGCGTGAAGATGATCTCTTGATGATTACGGCTGACCACGGTAATGACCCTACTTTTGTCGGAACAGATCATACACGTGAATATATTCCACTTGTCACTTTCTCGAAATCATTTAAGACACCTAAACCATTGTCTATTGGTCATTTTGCTGATATTTCAGCAACAATTGCTGAGAATTTTGGTGTCCAAAAAGGTGAAATTGGTGAAAGTTTCTTAGACGAATTGGTCTAA
- a CDS encoding MurR/RpiR family transcriptional regulator, giving the protein MDKLSDAELYTWEFLEENGAKVQLSSITQIAELAHVSTATVVRTLKKRGFEGYSDYKNTLKRGKNNERNERIKGLSEEASVFINKNIDEVQRTINLLDADELAKIVSAINEAHSIMIVARGPSASVADDLTHRLQTLGKNAVSRYYDNMVLYAESLTANDLVIAVSSAGETQMIISAVKKAKKNGVKTVLLTCNYQSTLTTLSDFVLRSYKSKIEKSRLLGDASSRMPLELICRILLDLVAIYQEKGTIRE; this is encoded by the coding sequence ATGGATAAGCTATCTGATGCAGAGCTTTATACTTGGGAATTTTTGGAGGAAAATGGTGCAAAAGTACAACTTTCCTCGATAACGCAAATAGCAGAGCTTGCGCACGTCAGTACAGCTACTGTGGTTCGAACATTAAAAAAACGTGGTTTTGAAGGTTATTCAGATTATAAAAATACATTGAAGCGCGGTAAAAATAATGAGAGAAATGAGAGAATAAAAGGACTTTCAGAAGAAGCGAGTGTATTTATTAATAAGAATATTGATGAAGTACAAAGGACGATTAACCTTTTAGATGCTGATGAACTTGCTAAGATTGTTTCCGCCATAAATGAGGCCCATAGTATTATGATAGTGGCACGTGGTCCATCAGCAAGTGTTGCAGATGATCTTACACATCGTCTTCAAACTTTGGGTAAAAATGCTGTAAGTCGTTATTATGATAATATGGTACTTTATGCTGAAAGTTTGACAGCAAATGACCTTGTTATCGCAGTAAGTAGTGCTGGTGAAACACAGATGATTATCTCAGCAGTTAAAAAAGCTAAGAAAAATGGAGTTAAGACCGTTCTTTTAACTTGTAATTATCAAAGTACTTTGACGACTTTGAGTGACTTTGTATTGCGCTCTTATAAATCTAAAATTGAGAAGAGTAGACTTCTTGGTGATGCTTCAAGTCGAATGCCATTGGAGCTTATTTGTCGTATATTGCTAGATTTAGTCGCCATTTATCAAGAAAAAGGTACGATTCGGGAATAA